Proteins encoded by one window of Microplitis demolitor isolate Queensland-Clemson2020A chromosome 6, iyMicDemo2.1a, whole genome shotgun sequence:
- the LOC103573432 gene encoding exopolyphosphatase PRUNE1, with protein sequence MEEFLGASKKALENLGKFKKIKVVLGNESCDLDSAVCTLVHGLWHYDKLKCEHVDDVAVIPVLNVTKRMFRIKTEVVYVFKDNNVPLELLTFRDDIDMRELSERQMLELSLVDHHTLTDYDVSLADSVVEVIDHRPQDTNWPWTGRDINLKKVGSCATLVARNILDKNPRLLDQQISSLLKGPILIDTSNFSESVARATQLDIQVMQELEKISTTTNTNSNSNSSSSGKSTPSETQTNRNKIYSAILNAKTDISCLSPEDLILKDLKFVNGIPIPGLPILVEEFLNLNGALEAVNSFTRERESQQEPQHQQRLTVILGMNLKGQVVKRDLAVFSFLPNDLENKIVKALESGNAELDLSLCRSTFKENWSLKLYKQGNVRATRKQILPIIQSASAGWQC encoded by the exons ATGGAAGAATTTCTTGGAGCCTCAAAAAAAGCACTG gaaAATTTAGGAAAGTTCAAGAAGATTAAAGTGGTCCTGGGTAATGAATCATGTGATTTGGACTCGGCGGTGTGTACGCTAGTTCATGGATTATGGCACTATGATAAATTAAAGTGCGAACATGTGGATGATGTTGCGGTAATACCGGTATTAAATGTTACCAAGCGTATGTTTAGGATAAAAACCGAAGTGGTCTACGTATTCAAGGACAATAATGTCCCCTTGGAGTTGTTGACGTTTAG GGACGATATTGATATGAGGGAGCTGAGTGAACGACAGATGTTGGAATTGAGTCTTGTGGATCACCACACGTTGACCGATTACGATGTGTCATTGGCAGACTCGGTCGTAGAGGTGATCGATCACCGACCTCAAGATACGAATTGGCCGTGGACAGGTCGCGATATTAATCTGAAAAAGGTCGGCAGCTGTGCCACCCTCGTTGCCAGAAATATATTGGATAAAAATCCAAGACTACTCGACCAACAGATCTCGAGTTTGTTGAAAG gGCCAATTTTGATAGACACGAGTAATTTTTCCGAGTCAGTGGCACGTGCAACTCAACTGGACATTCAAGTGATGCAAGAGCTGGAAAAAATCTCTACCACTACCAACACGAACAGTAACAGTAACAGTAGTAGTAGTGGTAAATCCACCCCTTCTGAAACACAAACGaatcgtaataaaatttattcagctattTTAAATGCCAAGACTGACATCAGTTGTTTGTCGCCCGAGGATCTTATTCTAAAAGACTTAAAGTTCGTCAACGGAATTCCTATTCCTGGGTTACCAATTCTTGTAGAG GAATTCTTGAATTTAAATGGCGCTTTGGAAGCCGTGAATTCGTTTACAAGGGAACGTGAATCCCAGCAAGAGCCCCAACATCAACAGCGTCTCACGGTAATCTTAGGGATGAATTTAAAGGGCCAAGTGGTGAAGCGAGATCTCGCAGTATTCTCTTTCTTACCCAATGATCTGGAAAATAAA ATCGTAAAAGCACTTGAAAGTGGAAACGCGGAGCTGGATCTGTCACTGTGCCGTAGTACATTTAAAGAAAACTGGAGCTTGAAGCTGTACAAACAGGGAAACGTGCGGGCGACACGGAAGCAAATACTGCCGATTATACAAAGCGCATCGGCTGGCTGGCAATGTTGA